The following are encoded in a window of Anoplopoma fimbria isolate UVic2021 breed Golden Eagle Sablefish chromosome 3, Afim_UVic_2022, whole genome shotgun sequence genomic DNA:
- the LOC129089394 gene encoding C-C motif chemokine 3-like, translating to MRFSLVLAALLCFVTWMSAVHATHAPVASCCLGRSDTKVHPKNILDYYYQDEGACKITAIVFLTKGGSRICSDPNSKWAKRVILKVDEKKALQEMGQVEEGSPSNTTPTVSLPLTNAPQQKRRNGKGGRRGQNKCV from the exons ATGAGATTCAGCCTTGTGTTAGCTGCTCTCCTTTGCTTCGTCACATGGATGAGCGCCGTCCATGCAA CCCATGCACCGGTGGCCAGCTGTTGTCTCGGGCGGTCTGACACAAAAGTCCATCCTAAAAATATTCTGGATTACTACTATCAGGATGAAGGAGCCTGTAAAATCACAGCCATAGT GTTTCTGACAAAGGGTGGATCCAGGATTTGCTCCGACCCTAACAGTAAATGGGCAAAAAGAGTCATTCTGAAGGTGGACGAAAAAAAGGCATTGCAAGAGATGGGACAGGTTGAAGAAGGATCACCAAGCAACACCACACCAACAGTGTCCCTGCCATTAACAAACGCACCACAGCAGAAACGCAGAAAtggaaagggagggagaaggggccagaataaatgtgtgtga